The Actinomycetes bacterium genome segment CGACCGCCCGGCACCACGGGAGCCATCACCGTCGTCGGTGCCCTGCTGCTGTTCTTCTCCGTCCTGTCTTTCACCAAGTCGCTCCAACGCACGTACGAGGCAGCATGGCGGCTGCCCCCGGCGGGGGTGCGCGGGACCCTCTTCGGCCTGTCCGGCATCGTGCTGCTCGTGGGTCAGGTGGTCCTCCTCACCCTCATCGCGAGTCTCCTGCACCGCGCACCGGCCGGGACGGTCCTCACGTTCCTCGTCCGCGTCGCGATCGCAAGCTTCCTGTGGTGGCAGCTGCAGTACCTGCTGCTGACGCGCCGCGTCCCGCGCCGGCTGCTGGTCCCGGGCGCCGTGACCTCGGGACTCGGCCAGATCGTCATCTCTGTCTACTCCGCCGCGTGGATGCCGCACCTCGTCCGGATCAACGCTGCTCGCTACGGCGTGATAGGCGTCACCTTCGCCCTGCTCACCTGGTTCATCGTCATCTGCTTCGGCGCCGTGCTGACCGCGATCATCTCGGCGCAGTTCGGCGAACGCGCGAAACAGCGTCAGGATTCGACTGCGGCGAGCTGACCCGGAGGCGTGAGCGCCACGTGCACGTCCAGACCGCTTCGTCGTACGAGCTCGGCGAACACCGCTCCCTGCGTACCGAAGTCCTTGCCCAGCAACGATTTCAATCCCACCGGGAACAGGGTTCCGTAGTGGATCGGCACCACGTGACGGGCACGGAGCCGAGCCGTCGCCTCCACGGCGCGCACCGGGTCGAGATGGCCCGGTCCGATGTCGGGTCCCCATCCCCACACGGGAAGCAGCGCCACGTCGACGTCGCCGAGATCGCTCATCGCGTCGAAGAGGTCGGTGTCGCCGGCGAAGTACGTCGATCCCGTGCCGGCCGACAGGACGTACCCGAGCGCCCTCGCGATCGGTCCGGCACGGCGTCGCCCCGAATGCACAGCAGGGACAGCACGGACGCGCAGTTGGCCGTCGACGTAGACGTCACCCAGATCCATTTCGTGGACGGCGCGAAAACCCTGACGTGCCAACCATTCACCGCCGCCGGCAGGGACGAGGACGGGCACGTCGTGACCGATCCTCCGGAGCGAAGGGAGATCGCAATGGTCGTGGTGCAGGTGCGAGAGGACTACGAGGTCGACGCCCTGCCATGTCGACGGACCGGGCATCGCCGCGTATCGCCACAGCACCCCCTCGACGCTGCGGCCGAGCACGGGATCGGTGAGGACGCTGCGGCCGCCGAGATCCACACGCAAGGTCGAATGACCGACGTACGTCACCCGCGGCAACTCACCCATGACCGGGTGAGCCTGTCAGTACCAGCCGTGCGACCGCCAGTAGTGCCAGGCGAGGCACGGTGTCCGGTGCCGGTTCTTGATGTAGCGAAGACCCCATCGGATCTGCGTCTTCGCGCTGTTGCGCCAGTTCGCGCCCGCGGTGGCCATCTTGGGGCCAGGGAGAGCCTGCGGGATGCCGTACGCCCCGCTGCCGTTGTGGGCATGCACCCGCCATCCGGACTCGTTGGTCCACAAGGAGTCCAGGCACCGGAACTGCCCCGCGCCCCAGCCACGCGCCTTGGCCATGTCGCGCCCGAGCTGGCGCGGCGTCCGTCGCTTGTGGTGCGTGCTGCTCGTGGCCGTCGACGTGGCGGTGCTCTTGGCAGTGCTGAGCAGCTCAGCCTTGGTCTCGCCGACGAGGACGACACTCGGGGAGACCGGAGAGGTCTTGTGCGCAGGCGCGAGCGCGGCCGCCGCACCGCTCATCCCGAGGAGACCGACACCGCTGGACGCGGCGAGGGCGGCGATGCCGACGTTCCGGATCGAGGTCCGGGACATGAACAGGATTCCTTCCCAGCTGTGCCGGCCACGGAGGTCGCGACCGGATCACCGGCCGTGGGTTGGTGTCGGCCGGGCGTGGTCCCTGAGCGCTAGGGCTCGAACGGGCGGCGTCAGTGCCGCTGCGGGAATACCGCGAGGGAGGGGAGCGACGCATCCACCGGTTCATCCCTCACGAGGTGATGACATCAACCCTGGGGGAACCTCGCGACCCAGGCAAATCCTGCGCCCGTGGCCTTGATCACAGCGTGGCCTACCTCACGCGCTGACGCGGAATTCGGTACTCCACGCAGCTGGGAGGTGACGCAGCGTCGACCGGATCAGTACGGCAGGTCCTCGAGCATCTCGGTCACGAGAGCCGCGATCGGTGAACGCTCCGACCGCGTCAAGGTGACGTGAGCGAACAGTGGATGGCCCTTGAGCTTCTCGACGACGGCGACCACGCCGTCGTGGCGGCCCACCCGGAGGTTGTCCCGCTGCGCGACGTCGTGGGTGAGCACGACGCGCGAGCCCTGCCCGATGCGCGAGAGGACGGTGAGCAAGACGTTGCGTTCCAACGACTGGGCCTCGTCCACGATGACGAAGGCATCGTGCAGGGAACGGCCGCGGATGTGGGTGAGCGGCAGCACCTCGAGCATGCCGCGGTCGACGACCTCCTCGACGACCTCGGTGGTGGTGAGTGCGGACAGCGTGTCGAAGACCGCCTGCCCCCACGGCGTCATCTTCTCCGCCTCGGTGCCGGGGAGGTAGCCGAGCTCCTGGCCGCCGACCGCGAAGAGAGGGCGGAACACCACGACGCGTCGGTGCTGGCGCCGCTCGAGGACAGCCTCGAGGCCCGCGCACAGCGCGAGCGCGGACTTGCCGGTGCCGGCCCGTCCGCCCAGCGAGACGATGCCTACGTCGGGATCGAGGAGAAGGTCGAGCGCGATGCGCTGCTCGGCGCTTCGCCCATGCAGGCCGAAGGCTTCGCGGTCTCCCCGCACGAGACGGACCCGCTTGTCGGGCGTGACCCGGCCCAGCCCGCTGCCCCGCTCCGAGAGCAGGACGAGGCCGGTGTGGCAGGGCAGCTCGGCAGCGGCAGGGTGGTCGAGCGACCCGTCCTCGTAGAGCCGGTCGAGCTCCTCACCGGTCAGGTCGAGCTCGGCGAGCCCGGTCCAGCCGGACTCGACGGCCAGCTCGGCGCGGTACTCCTCCGCGGGCAGCCCGACCGCGGAGGCCTTGACGCGCATGGGCAGGTCCTTCGAGACCAGTGTGACGTCGCGTCCCTCGGCCCGGACGTTGAGTGCGACCGCGAGGATGCGGCTGTCGTTGTCACCCAGCCGGAACCCGGCGGGAAGGATGCTCGGGTCGGTGTGGTTGAGCTCGACCCGTACGGTGCCGCCCACGTCGTTGAGCGGGAGCGGCTCGTCGAGCCGCCCGTGGCGGATCCTCAGGTCGTCGAGGAGACGCAGCGCCTGGCGCGCGAAGTAGCCGAGCTCGGGATGGCTCCGCTTGCCCTCGAGCTCGGTGATGACCACCACCGGCAGGACCACCTCGTGCTCGTCGAAGCGCAACAACGCCAAGGGGTCCGAGAGCAGGACGCTGGTGTCGAGCACGTACGCCCGCCGGCCGCGAGCGGCGTCGAGGGCGGGAACGGCAGCGATGTCGGCCACAGGTCGGTCTCCCCGCGGACGAGCGCGCCTCGTCCGCGGCTGGTTCGAAGGTCCGGAGAGCGCCCCTGTCCGGGGCCGCGCGCCGGCCCCTTCGTCCGCTGCTCGAGCACCGGTCAGTGGGGCCTTCCCGTCGGGGCGGCGGGGTGCCGCTCCGTCTCTGTCGACGCTAGGCCGCATCCGCGGAGTGCGGCGCGCGCCACGCCGTACGCGCCGGCCCTCGCGGACCGACCCCGCGGCTCCTCGCGTCAGCCGCCGAAGCGGCGATGGCGTTCGGCGTAGGACCGCACCGCGCGCAGGAAGTCGATGCGGCGGAAGTCGGGCCAGTACG includes the following:
- a CDS encoding MBL fold metallo-hydrolase translates to MGELPRVTYVGHSTLRVDLGGRSVLTDPVLGRSVEGVLWRYAAMPGPSTWQGVDLVVLSHLHHDHCDLPSLRRIGHDVPVLVPAGGGEWLARQGFRAVHEMDLGDVYVDGQLRVRAVPAVHSGRRRAGPIARALGYVLSAGTGSTYFAGDTDLFDAMSDLGDVDVALLPVWGWGPDIGPGHLDPVRAVEATARLRARHVVPIHYGTLFPVGLKSLLGKDFGTQGAVFAELVRRSGLDVHVALTPPGQLAAVES
- a CDS encoding lytic transglycosylase domain-containing protein — encoded protein: MSRTSIRNVGIAALAASSGVGLLGMSGAAAALAPAHKTSPVSPSVVLVGETKAELLSTAKSTATSTATSSTHHKRRTPRQLGRDMAKARGWGAGQFRCLDSLWTNESGWRVHAHNGSGAYGIPQALPGPKMATAGANWRNSAKTQIRWGLRYIKNRHRTPCLAWHYWRSHGWY
- a CDS encoding YhjD/YihY/BrkB family envelope integrity protein, producing the protein MPPLLVAPEERPPAPLPEPTDVNPAPLEIGPIRPLAALTRRDDTLGRVAKRLADSVVIAIVVDFVRLGGRDRVLVLAGQAFTTIIPLFILMAAVSSNPDYVADNIIRRFNLTDGAAEAVKNLFARPPGTTGAITVVGALLLFFSVLSFTKSLQRTYEAAWRLPPAGVRGTLFGLSGIVLLVGQVVLLTLIASLLHRAPAGTVLTFLVRVAIASFLWWQLQYLLLTRRVPRRLLVPGAVTSGLGQIVISVYSAAWMPHLVRINAARYGVIGVTFALLTWFIVICFGAVLTAIISAQFGERAKQRQDSTAAS
- a CDS encoding PhoH family protein; translation: MADIAAVPALDAARGRRAYVLDTSVLLSDPLALLRFDEHEVVLPVVVITELEGKRSHPELGYFARQALRLLDDLRIRHGRLDEPLPLNDVGGTVRVELNHTDPSILPAGFRLGDNDSRILAVALNVRAEGRDVTLVSKDLPMRVKASAVGLPAEEYRAELAVESGWTGLAELDLTGEELDRLYEDGSLDHPAAAELPCHTGLVLLSERGSGLGRVTPDKRVRLVRGDREAFGLHGRSAEQRIALDLLLDPDVGIVSLGGRAGTGKSALALCAGLEAVLERRQHRRVVVFRPLFAVGGQELGYLPGTEAEKMTPWGQAVFDTLSALTTTEVVEEVVDRGMLEVLPLTHIRGRSLHDAFVIVDEAQSLERNVLLTVLSRIGQGSRVVLTHDVAQRDNLRVGRHDGVVAVVEKLKGHPLFAHVTLTRSERSPIAALVTEMLEDLPY